In Cydia splendana chromosome 25, ilCydSple1.2, whole genome shotgun sequence, a single genomic region encodes these proteins:
- the LOC134802792 gene encoding pupal cuticle protein PCP52-like — protein sequence MRILILSAIFACAAAAPSAPVLAIAPIIPAAIPTLSPGDLQAAAIDAKVQAEDQARAIAEQAKLAAEVARDQAELALEGQKPLAYAAPAPVLAIAAPTPGDLQAAAIDAKVQAEDQARAIADQARLAADVSRDQAILALEGQKDKVEEVTSIAKEKSEELFWNVEDKKWQAIDAVKTIEAKIDGAVANNAGALAKSVIPVVASLPYANLVYAPGIIPLIKEDKITKTGDKEIEAPKLEGLALTQGIGLVGAPWAPLTLVQPGLIGAPLPLQPVLTPIIKQW from the exons ATGAGAATTCTG ATCCTGTCCGCGATCTTCGCCTGCGCGGCCGCAGCGCCCTCGGCCCCTGTGCTCGCCATAGCCCCCATCATCCCCGCCGCCATCCCCACTCTATCCCCCGGAGACCTCCAGGCCGCCGCCATTGATGCCAAGGTTCAGGCGGAAGACCAGGCTCGAGCGATAGCGGAACAGGCGAAGCTAGCTGCTGAAGTAGCTAGGGATCAGGCGGAACTGGCGTTGGAAGGACAGAAG CCTTTAGCCTACGCGGCCCCAGCCCCCGTTCTTGCCATCGCCGCTCCAACCCCAGGGGACCTCCAAGCCGCCGCCATCGACGCTAAGGTCCAAGCTGAAGACCAGGCTAGGGCTATAGCAGATCAGGCGAGGTTAGCTGCTGACGTATCGCGAGACCAAGCTATACTGGCGTTGGAAGGACAGAAG GATAAGGTGGAAGAAGTGACTTCCATAGCTAAAGAAAAGAGCGAGGAACTATTCTGGAACGTAGAAGACAAGAAATGGCAAGCGATAGACGCAGTGAAAACTATTGAAGCGAAAATCGACGGGGCGGTCGCGAACAACGCTGGGGCTTTAGCAAAAAGTGTGATCCCAGTGGTAGCTTCTTTACCTTATGCTAACCTGGTATACGCTCCTGGAATAATACCGTTGATTAAAGAAGATAAGATAACTAAGACTGGTGATAAGGAGATAGAGGCGCCGAAGTTGGAAGGACTGGCGCTGACTCAGGGTATAGGGTTGGTTGGAGCCCCGTGGGCCCCCCTGACGTTGGTTCAACCGGGGCTGATAGGGGCACCGCTGCCGCTGCAGCCTGTGCTCACGCCAATCATAAAACAGTGGTAG
- the LOC134802803 gene encoding histidine-rich protein PFHRP-II-like isoform X1 yields MRFLIVAAVLACATAAPSGLLAGPYGHGLIGHGAPLAYGHGAPLAYGHGAPLAYGHAAPLAVAHAAVPTISPGDIQGAAIDAHVEAADHVRAAVDATREYHDQAAELQGQAINAAEDHSWQAVDAVKTHEAQIDGATAGVAPILAKQLAGHAGVYAAAAPIAHAAYAAPIAHAAYAAPLAHAGIAHGGSHSVSSQSLHQTHPAPLVHAPVLAHAAPVAYGAHAGYGHAGLAHGLAHW; encoded by the exons ATGAGATTTCTG ATTGTCGCCGCCGTCCTCGCCTGCGCCACCGCAGCGCCCTCGGGCCTGCTGGCTGGTCCCTACGGTCATGGTCTGATCGGCCATGGCGCGCCTCTGGCTTACGGCCATGGCGCTCCTCTGGCTTACGGCCATGGCGCCCCTCTGGCTTACGGCCACGCCGCCCCCTTGGCTGTAGCGCACGCCGCCGTCCCCACCATCTCCCCCGGTGACATCCAGGGCGCCGCCATCGACGCTCATGTTGAAGCCGCCGACCACGTCCGCGCCGCCGTTGATGCCACCCGCGAATACCACGACCAGGCTGCTGAGCTCCAAGGACAGGCCATCAACGCCGCCGAGGACCACTCGTGGCAGGCTGTCGATGCCGTGAAGACCCATGAGGCTCAGATTGATGGTGCCACCGCCGGTGTTGCGCCCATCCTCGCTAAGCAGCTGGCTGGTCACGCCGGagtgtacgccgccgccgcccccaTCGCGCACGCCGCCTACGCCGCGCCCATCGCGCACGCCGCCTACGCCGCTCCCCTCGCGCACGCCGGCATCGCGCACGGCGGCAGCCACTCCGTGTCCTCGCAGTCCCTGCACCAGACCCACCCCGCCCCCCTCGTGCACGCTCCCGTGCTCGCTCACGCCGCCCCCGTCGCCTACGGCGCGCACGCCGGCTACGGCCACGCCGGACTCGCCCACGGACTAGCGCACTGGTAA
- the LOC134802803 gene encoding pupal cuticle protein PCP52-like isoform X2 — protein sequence MRFLIVAAVLACATAAPSGLLAGPYGHGLIGHGAPLAYGHAAPLAVAHAAVPTISPGDIQGAAIDAHVEAADHVRAAVDATREYHDQAAELQGQAINAAEDHSWQAVDAVKTHEAQIDGATAGVAPILAKQLAGHAGVYAAAAPIAHAAYAAPIAHAAYAAPLAHAGIAHGGSHSVSSQSLHQTHPAPLVHAPVLAHAAPVAYGAHAGYGHAGLAHGLAHW from the exons ATGAGATTTCTG ATTGTCGCCGCCGTCCTCGCCTGCGCCACCGCAGCGCCCTCGGGCCTGCTGGCTGGTCCCTACGGTCATGGTCTGATCGGCCATGGCGCGCCTCTGGCTTACGGCCA CGCCGCCCCCTTGGCTGTAGCGCACGCCGCCGTCCCCACCATCTCCCCCGGTGACATCCAGGGCGCCGCCATCGACGCTCATGTTGAAGCCGCCGACCACGTCCGCGCCGCCGTTGATGCCACCCGCGAATACCACGACCAGGCTGCTGAGCTCCAAGGACAGGCCATCAACGCCGCCGAGGACCACTCGTGGCAGGCTGTCGATGCCGTGAAGACCCATGAGGCTCAGATTGATGGTGCCACCGCCGGTGTTGCGCCCATCCTCGCTAAGCAGCTGGCTGGTCACGCCGGagtgtacgccgccgccgcccccaTCGCGCACGCCGCCTACGCCGCGCCCATCGCGCACGCCGCCTACGCCGCTCCCCTCGCGCACGCCGGCATCGCGCACGGCGGCAGCCACTCCGTGTCCTCGCAGTCCCTGCACCAGACCCACCCCGCCCCCCTCGTGCACGCTCCCGTGCTCGCTCACGCCGCCCCCGTCGCCTACGGCGCGCACGCCGGCTACGGCCACGCCGGACTCGCCCACGGACTAGCGCACTGGTAA